The Drosophila innubila isolate TH190305 chromosome 2R unlocalized genomic scaffold, UK_Dinn_1.0 1_C_2R, whole genome shotgun sequence DNA window TTTGCCAAATGTCTGCTCCCATACCGAATGGCATTGTGGAGCGACTGGGACTGGTAGTGCCTAATCTGTTGGACTATTGCGGCCGCTTTAGTGCTGATGCCGGGTCTAATAACGAATTGACCAACTTGACAAGGAAAGTGATGATTCCGCGACTGCAATCGTTGATATTCAATGGATTGCTGATGGATGTCATATCGCTGAATATGCGAAACAACCCAGAGATGGACAAAGTGGCTGCCCAGGCGCTGCTACAGCCCATCATGATGGACAGCGTCTACTTGACCTGTGTCCCTCTACGAATGCAAGAGCTAAGCAATCTCTGTAATGCACTCAAAAACGGAAAACAAACCGAGAAGCAGCAGATGTTGCGCTTGAAGCAGGCTTACAGCTCGGCATTGAATCAATTGGTGGCACGGACACGACTTGCACCCAAGGAACTGTTACATGAGCAGCGTCAGATGTGCCTCGTTCTCATCCAACTTGGCAGCGAGAAGTTGTTAAAACAACTCTGTCAGGCAATTGTCAAATGCTCCTCCTTCTATGGCATCCAGCCTGATCTGCGCCAGGAGGCGGAGTCGCTGCTCAGCACGTTATTCGATTTGCCCGATCAGCGACTCCGTGGCACTGCCTTGCGTCTGCTGAAGCAGCCAGTTGTGGAGCACTTCCATGGCTTCTTGAACAACACAAACTATCTGACGGGATGCAGCAACATCGAGTTGGCCAGACAGCACATCCTCGGCCTGCCCATGAGCACCCATTTGTTGCGCAAGCTGCTGGTTCACGCCTGGATGCCCCATCAGGCACAACAGGCGCAGTTGCAGCTCCAGCAATGGTGCATCGATTACCTTATCATGCTACTGGGACTCGCCAAGCTGGTAGACACTAAGGACTTTAATGGGATATTCAAAATAGTATTGCCAGTGATGCCGCTAATCATTTGTCGCGCCATTAATTATccgcagctgcagcaactaCTCTTCGAACTGCTCAATCCGGATGCCGATTATCTGGATCCGCCCCAGTCGATGCGCGGCAATGTCTGCTACTTGTATCATCCGGATGCCGAGTTTCGCAAGGAGGCTCAAACACGTGTGGCGTATGCTCTAATGTTGCAGGATCATCAGAACAAATACAGGCCCATTCCGGACCAAGTGTGCCTGGCACTGATGGGCCCTGATCTCTGCCTAGTGCGGCCTCCACTTGATTACTCCAAGTTATTTAGCGAGCGCATGAATCTGCCATTTATGCGTAGCCTGCAAGCTCTGCTCCGCTTGTTGGAGACGCCGGACATAAAGCCGGGCATACGCAGATCAACACTCATCCAACTGAATGTCCTGCTGCACAATTGGCAGGCGGTGGAAGCCTTCACCGACTGTGATGGGTCCTATATGCTCTGCCTTAACGCTCTCCACAATCCATTGTTGCGTGACAGGACTGTAAGCGTTACGGACGCGGACTCACTGCAGCCGGCGGTTAGTATTCTGCTGAGAGTGCTCTTTCGGAGCGAGCACTTTCGCCAGGAATTCAAGGATAACGCCGAGATATTAGTCTGTCTTCTGCGCTGCCTTTACCTGCATCCACTCGAGGCGCAGCTTCGGATTGAGGTGAGCGTTTGTATATTCCAGCTGCTCTTCCATGAGCTCTCGTCGCCCACTGAAGAGAAGCTCGTGATGGACGTCGATCTGTCGCCTTTGATGGTGCCGGTTAGCTACGAGAAGGATTACAGCTCGCCGCCCACAGCTGCCACCGAAGGCATCGCACTACAGGATCACTTGCTGGCCAAGTACTTCGAAGGCAATGAGGCACTAGCTGCTCAGCATTGGCGTCTCCATACGGCACTTAAGATTTGCGGGTCGCCGGAGGACATGAAACTGTCGGCTCTACATTGTCTGGACGTTAGTAGTAATATGAAGCTAAGAACAGCTGATCTGGCATTGGTCCAAGCCTCACTGGTAGATGTCCAGCTGCAGAATCAGCTGGTGGAGACCGGCAATTGCAGCAACCACGAGATGTTGCACAAGTACGTTGCCAGCATTCACCTGTTCCTCATGTTCCTGCAGGACAAGGTGCCGCCGGCTGTGTGCAACAACTTGTGGAAGCTGATGCACAAGTACTTGAAGCTCTCACCCGGCAACGAGGCGGACCGCGAGCTGTACACGGCACTGTTGGATTTGTGCCTCAGTTGCTTGCGTCACGACCTGCCGAGGGTGCCTATGGGACTTTGCACAGCTCTGGAAACGGATCCGCATCACAGTTTCTTTGTCATACTGCGCGACACGAAGGTCTCCTTGAATCTTCTACATTTGGTCACCGATTGCCTCGTCCAGCTGCTGAGCGAGGACCACTATCAAGGCCATTTCACCTGGTACAGCAAACTCTTCATGGAACTCAGTGCTCTGGCTCGCACCCACTTCGAGGAGCGCAATCTGCAGCATGTCCGTTGCCTGCTGCGAGTCCTAAGCAAGCTGAGCGAGTGTCCGCTCGACCTGGACGACAACAAGCTACAGGTGAATTTGAATTATACACAGCATATTAAGCGTATTCCGTAGACAGAATTATATTAGATTCTGATTTGGTTTGAGCAAATCTAAATCAGTGGACGGAATGACCCCTTTTTAACCCTAAttagatttatattttgagtATTTGAAACACAGTGAAAATTGTGTTTGAAACCTCTTCAATAATAGTCTGTTTGCATGCTTTAGAATAataccatttatttataacaattatttgcttttcaaactttatcatttttaaaccCCTTTCATAAAATTAGTACAGGAATCtcttaagtttgtttaaaaaaatgtgcgtaacaggcagaaggagccgtgccagaccctataaagtatatatactcataaagtaaatatttagcaATGTCTGTGTCCATCCGTCTGTATGgccacctagatctcagagactaaaataGCTATAGTCacaaaacttggtatgtagttTCTTCTgcattgcaggcagatcaagtttttttttttatcggatcactatatcatatatttttcatagaaaggaatcaagttttaagaagaaaaactttttatccAAACTGAAAATACGCATTTAAGTTGGAAGTATACATTCTGACCGAAGTTGTTTCAAATCGTTgcactatatgatataaagtatgaaaaacttttaagttttttaaaattttatagcaATACTGACAGAACATGaatttaagttggtcttattttatttttatcccTAAGGCTTCATATCCATCTATAATTTTCCGTTTGTCCATAGAAATATTTCTTGCTTttaatagtaaaatttttaataaaacttgagaTGCCGAAAATGGCCAAGtaattttctttgaaaagAAAGGTCacacaaatattaaatcaatcaatattAAATCGAAATCAGCCCAGACCTGTTTTGGTTAACActtcaacaaattttgaatcGAAGATATGGAAATCTAATCTTAATCTCTTTCATGAATACCGCTCTTATAATTATGTGTCTTAACTTTTAATACTCTACTTGCAGATCTATTATCAGCACTTTGTGCAGCTGTCGAGCAACCTGCGCACATCGACCCAAACAGGCGCCCAGTGGCAACGCGACTGCCTCCTGGTCATCTGCCAGCTGCATGCGCAGTCGCAATCCCCTCTAGCTATTGGTGGCAAGAGTGGATGTGGCACAAAGGTGTTGCGCTATCTGCTCGGCCTGTGTGGCCACGGCGATGGAGAAGTGCGCGCCCTGGCCTGGGTGTCGCTGGCCAATTGGATTAGGAGCAGCGGCGACAGCATGGTGAGCATTCTGCTCGAGTTTGTGGATGCTCTTCCCGGCGGCTTAGCAGCCTGCTGCCTTAGCACGTTGCAGGACGGGCACGAGCTGATGCTGGTCCGTGAGTTGGCCGCTCGAGTGTTTGAGCTCCTGATGCCACACATTGGAGCAACAGCTTGTTGCGAGCTGTTGAAGTGTCACTCGTTTCTACAAGAAGCACACAAGGCACTGGCCACTCTTCAGCTTTATCCCAATCTGAAGCAGAAACCGAATAAGGAACCGCCGGGAACGCAAAACTCGTGCGAAATCATTGGCTGCTATGTGAGCATATGTGTGAACCTGGTCCTCCTGCAGCCGACCTGGTGTGCCACACTCTGCGAGCACGCCTTCGTCAATGCCCTCAGCGATGTGCTGAAATTAAAAACGCCGGATAAACCGCATCAAAGAGCCTACCTGGAGCTGTGTGCTGGACAAATCTGCAAGCTGTACGCGGTCTGTTATCAACAGAATTTCGAGTTCTTGCAGCGTAGCATCTGTCGCGACACTGCGCTGCTCAAGAGCTTCTTCGCCCTGATGGGAGATGTGCTGTGGCAGGATGGGATGCCGGAACACCAGCTAGTTCAAATACTCAAGTTACTGATGGTATTCTGTAAGGATCAGAATGCCTTTGAGTTTCTTTGTGACCAATTCAGGGCTCATCCTGATCTGTTCACGAATCTAATGTTATTCGGCTTAAATCCGGTCTATGTCCAGGAAGAGCTGCAGCGCTATACGCTGGCCACGCTCTCACTGGTGCTGATCAAGGCGCAGGTGGGGAAGGAGGAGCACAATCTGCTGACGGTCTTTGCGTCGTATGTGGACGAGACGCACATCATCGTGGACAGcaaggaggaagaggaggacaGTGACACGGACAACGAAGATAAAGAGAATAACATAAATGCCTTGAATAGACAACTTAAGATGAGCTTAAGCTTAAAGAAACAGAAAGCACTCGCAAAGTGCTTCAAGGGAAACACAACTCACGTGGAGTTCACCAACGGAATCGTCTTCCTCTACCATGCTCTGGACCAGCTATTCGATCTGCACTATCCGGCCACGACATTCAGCTTTCTGCAACCGGCAAGCAAGAGTCATTCACAAATCTGCGAGGTGCTGGGCAATCTGCTGAAGCAGTCGACTGTGGCCGTGGACACCGCTCGTAATTATGGGCTGCTGGAGCACGTTGTCCAGCTGCTGGAAACCTTCCTCGATGATGCCAGTGTGGGCAATGCCACCGTTTATGTGCGTCGCGTGGGCGCCCACAAGTCGCGAGACATCATCAACAATCTGCTTGTTCTGCTCAACATGATGATGCACTGGCACAACTCTCCCCAAGCTGTCATCACGGATGCGGTGATGGCCGCCCGAGTTGTCCGTGTGCTGTTACGTTTGTGGCCGTGGTTGTCGCATTCGGCGATCCTCAAGCACATGACTGTGCGTCTGACCACGTTCTTAACGGAGCACTCCTTTGAAATGTGCAAACAGACGTCTCAGGTGCTCTCCAGTCAGTCGCACTCGCTCCTTCAGCTGATGGTGCGGGTGGCTGATCACGAGACAACCAAAAAGGAGCTGCCTGGAGCAAAGAACATCTATCTCAAATGTAATTCGCATGCAATTATTGAGGCCGCACTTCGCGTTATGATCAACTGCTGCTCCTGCGCCGAAGGACGGCTCAGTCTGGGCAAGATGCGTGTGCTGGACATGTTCGATACGATTCTGCCagccaccaacaacaatgtgaGCAAAGTCAAGCCAGACGTTCTGCTCAGTTGGCTGACCTTCTGGGAAATCTTCTCCAGATACGAGCTCGGCTACAAGATCTGCCACATGCCGGCTCTCCTCAACACGGTGCGTCGTTCGCCGCCCCTCAGTAAGGTACGCAAGTGTTGTCTCCGCATTCTGCGCAACATGTGCTTCTGCAACAGCAACCGGACGCAGCTCGTTGGAATGACCCAATTCATGAACTTACTGGGAGACATCGTGTGCCAGCCAGTGCGGTGCCTAACGGGTGGCGGTGACACCGGCTTAGAGTCATTTGAGGAGCACAATCTGGTCATTCTGTGCCTCTGGAAACTGTTCGGATTCAGTGCCAAATACAGAGCATTGCTACGCGCCTCCAAATTGTTCAAGCAATTGACAATACTTTGTGATCAACTGGCGATTATGGAGTCGCAACAGCGACAGCTCTTTAAGGCATTTCCCTTTGCATCGGAAGTGAACAATATGCTATGGTATCTCTTTGAAGCACTTAATCCGTAGCCAAGTTCAAATACTCAAGTGTatgtttgttaattaattactaaTTAATTATCTGAACGTTTTTTATTGTATCTAAAGATTAGTTTCCTTCTGACTGATAATATATATTCGCACTTTTCCGACGTGTTATTGTTAActaactttttattaaattacaaaatacaattcaataaaaagtatttataaaaaaaatagaattgttCTCAAAGTGGAACTGCATTATCTGATCTGTTATGGATTAAAGACGACCTCTTTAGCCCATaagtatatactatataaagtttaaatgtacataatttattgcatttattgaTCAAATTCAGAAGCGGCAGTAGTCGACTAATAGTTCTCCGTAGTGCGGACGTAGTTGACGCCCGATGGCATGGATACCTTATCGAAGCCCTTTGGGAATAGTTTGTGCGCCTCCTCGTCTGTAACCGAGGGTACAATCATCACCTTTGTGCCAggctaaattttaattgaaaaaaggcgttaacaagaaattatatttactgaTGTAAATGATCAAATGGTACTCACAGTCCAGTTTGCAGGTGTAGCAACCACTTTGAGGCGATCGGTTAACTGCAGGGAGTCGAGTGTACGCAAGATTTCACTGTAAATCCAAATCCCATCGTTAtcgtaatttttaaattcttattaatGAATACTTACTCTACATTGCGACCAGTTGACATTGGATAGAACATGGAGAGGCGCACCTTGTGATCGGGACTAATGATGAACAGAGCACGAATTGTTTTGGCTATCTCGGGGTCCTTCTTCTGATCCTCGTCCAGCATGCCTAGTGATACGGCCAAGTCGCGTGTGGGATCGGCAATGATGGGATACGGAAAATCGCCGGGAATATCCAAGCAGTAGGATTTAATGTCATTCACCCAATCCACATGCGAGTTCAAAGCATCCACCGAGTGCGCCAGGCACTTGGCATTCCGCTTCGCAAACTCCGGCTGATGTACAGCTATACGGCCCAGTTCCGTGGTGCACACGGGCGTAAAATCGGCAGGGTGTGAGAACAGCACAACCCAGCTGCAATTTACAGTTTATTAGTTAACTACATAAATTACATGTGCATGTACATTTGagaattgcaataaataaggCTTAAGTGGATTGCGTGTTCATTTTTAGAGCTAATTCGAAATTCTAACCTCtgttatacacacatacatatctgaacacatacatacatatgtaagtatgtaggTGCTCACTCtgaagataattttaaaaatgtcaatCTAACCTCGATGCAACTTGCATCCATTgtattatacataaaaataatacttactCGTTGCCTTGCCATTCGTGGAAGCTGATTGGACCCTTTGTGGTCTCAGCTTTGAAATTCGGAACAGTCTGGCCCAGACGCATTTTGAAGGGTTTTAACTTTTAGCAATTTGCACACTCTTTAGCTGctcaaaaaacttttgcacacTGTTGTGAACAATGAGACGGCGCCTCTTTTATACTCGCAGC harbors:
- the LOC117783807 gene encoding uncharacterized protein LOC117783807, which encodes MSTSSKLTLSLGEQQLAKLTNEAPEIRMRALEQVETRFIRCLQHGETINFKPVLLLKQLIRWFGHTPPAAADRVLALMLELLRSDYVDAIVHKIPCQRLLTELEKIRKILGCMQSKRALELLDDLQSLVAVVYNEATPVESNLSSGESQSSSSEMEEFSIEKFKLSPADFEPAWARANLDDMATMKTIVDSLTIDIDLELLDHLTNLQIKLCDYPAEYLLQTPHIFLRLLHIQRKHANKVLLQINRTLLTTVKLLQRRLKIRSKTLYYSASIESPETSPQQLCIPSALMLLVNGCLELLGPPQLEVCRHNWHLIELIVEVIATFCQMSAPIPNGIVERLGLVVPNLLDYCGRFSADAGSNNELTNLTRKVMIPRLQSLIFNGLLMDVISLNMRNNPEMDKVAAQALLQPIMMDSVYLTCVPLRMQELSNLCNALKNGKQTEKQQMLRLKQAYSSALNQLVARTRLAPKELLHEQRQMCLVLIQLGSEKLLKQLCQAIVKCSSFYGIQPDLRQEAESLLSTLFDLPDQRLRGTALRLLKQPVVEHFHGFLNNTNYLTGCSNIELARQHILGLPMSTHLLRKLLVHAWMPHQAQQAQLQLQQWCIDYLIMLLGLAKLVDTKDFNGIFKIVLPVMPLIICRAINYPQLQQLLFELLNPDADYLDPPQSMRGNVCYLYHPDAEFRKEAQTRVAYALMLQDHQNKYRPIPDQVCLALMGPDLCLVRPPLDYSKLFSERMNLPFMRSLQALLRLLETPDIKPGIRRSTLIQLNVLLHNWQAVEAFTDCDGSYMLCLNALHNPLLRDRTVSVTDADSLQPAVSILLRVLFRSEHFRQEFKDNAEILVCLLRCLYLHPLEAQLRIEVSVCIFQLLFHELSSPTEEKLVMDVDLSPLMVPVSYEKDYSSPPTAATEGIALQDHLLAKYFEGNEALAAQHWRLHTALKICGSPEDMKLSALHCLDVSSNMKLRTADLALVQASLVDVQLQNQLVETGNCSNHEMLHKYVASIHLFLMFLQDKVPPAVCNNLWKLMHKYLKLSPGNEADRELYTALLDLCLSCLRHDLPRVPMGLCTALETDPHHSFFVILRDTKVSLNLLHLVTDCLVQLLSEDHYQGHFTWYSKLFMELSALARTHFEERNLQHVRCLLRVLSKLSECPLDLDDNKLQIYYQHFVQLSSNLRTSTQTGAQWQRDCLLVICQLHAQSQSPLAIGGKSGCGTKVLRYLLGLCGHGDGEVRALAWVSLANWIRSSGDSMVSILLEFVDALPGGLAACCLSTLQDGHELMLVRELAARVFELLMPHIGATACCELLKCHSFLQEAHKALATLQLYPNLKQKPNKEPPGTQNSCEIIGCYVSICVNLVLLQPTWCATLCEHAFVNALSDVLKLKTPDKPHQRAYLELCAGQICKLYAVCYQQNFEFLQRSICRDTALLKSFFALMGDVLWQDGMPEHQLVQILKLLMVFCKDQNAFEFLCDQFRAHPDLFTNLMLFGLNPVYVQEELQRYTLATLSLVLIKAQVGKEEHNLLTVFASYEEEDSDTDNEDKENNINALNRQLKMSLSLKKQKALAKCFKGNTTHVEFTNGIVFLYHALDQLFDLHYPATTFSFLQPASKSHSQICEVLGNLLKQSTVAVDTARNYGLLEHVVQLLETFLDDASVGNATVYVRRVGAHKSRDIINNLLVLLNMMMHWHNSPQAVITDAVMAARVVRVLLRLWPWLSHSAILKHMTVRLTTFLTEHSFEMCKQTSQVLSSQSHSLLQLMVRVADHETTKKELPGAKNIYLKCNSHAIIEAALRVMINCCSCAEGRLSLGKMRVLDMFDTILPATNNNVSKVKPDVLLSWLTFWEIFSRYELGYKICHMPALLNTVRRSPPLSKVRKCCLRILRNMCFCNSNRTQLVGMTQFMNLLGDIVCQPVRCLTGGGDTGLESFEEHNLVILCLWKLFGFSAKYRALLRASKLFKQLTILCDQLAIMESQQRQLFKAFPFASEVNNMLWYLFEALNP
- the LOC117784827 gene encoding peroxiredoxin-6-like, whose amino-acid sequence is MRLGQTVPNFKAETTKGPISFHEWQGNDWVVLFSHPADFTPVCTTELGRIAVHQPEFAKRNAKCLAHSVDALNSHVDWVNDIKSYCLDIPGDFPYPIIADPTRDLAVSLGMLDEDQKKDPEIAKTIRALFIISPDHKVRLSMFYPMSTGRNVDEILRTLDSLQLTDRLKVVATPANWTPGTKVMIVPSVTDEEAHKLFPKGFDKVSMPSGVNYVRTTENY